The Drosophila biarmipes strain raj3 chromosome 2L, RU_DBia_V1.1, whole genome shotgun sequence genome has a window encoding:
- the LOC127010633 gene encoding uncharacterized protein LOC127010633, which produces MPQSKAQLQLMPCSPASSVNAPVTLRVLFALPGSTLRNSRIIRTFGGRQKTCQACPGPQKYLIGPHRIGPERGRCPKKIRNNRAAQQSISCAWNRFILQFDFDLDSSATVQQIQVQHAYGAEEKAEEKNGKKYCNLHLLQL; this is translated from the exons ATGCCCCAGTCGAAGGCCCAACTCCAATTAATGCCCTGCAGCCCGGCCTCATCAGTCAACGCTCCTGTGACTCTGCgagttttgtttgccttgccCGGCTCGACTTTGCGAAATTCACGCATCATTCGCACTTTCGGTGGCAGACAGAAGACTTGCCAGGCCTGCCCAGGCCCGCAAAAGTATTTAATTGGACCACACAGAATTGGCCCAGAGCG CGGCCGCTGCCCCaagaaaataagaaacaaCCGAGCAGCACAGCAATCCATCTCTTGCGCGTGGAACAGGTTCATACTTCAGTTCGACTTCGACTTGGACTCAAGTGCGACAGTCCAACAAATTCAAGTGCAGCACGCATACGGAGCCGAAGAGAAGGCCGAGgagaaaaatgggaaaaaatattgcaatttACATTTGCTGCAATTATGA